From the genome of Pectobacterium atrosepticum:
CGCCGCGCTGGCATCGGGATGCGGCAGGCTGACGGAAATCTTGTCGAAACGTTTGAAATCTTCTGCACCATAGAGCTTTGCGGTTTCAATTTGCAGCGTGCGCGACTGGAAGCCTACCCCTGCGGCAGGCACGGCGATGCGATCTTTATCGCTCAGATCACGGATGGATTTCACCGCCGGGTTATTGCTGAGTAAATAGTTGGGCATGGAACCGAGCGAGGCGATGGCTTTCACATTCTGACGGCCTTGCGTGCGATCCCACACGGTGAGCATCGGCGGAACTCCTGCGGAGGCCACATCCAGGGCACCGGACAGGAGCGCTTCGTTAATCGCCGTCGCGCCAGAAAGCGTGCGCCAGTCTACCTTGATATCCAGCCCTTGCTGCTTACCGTGTTTTTCTATCAGGTTTTGGTCGCGCACCACATCCAGAATCAGATAACCAATGCCAAACTGCTGTGCAATGCTAATGGTGCCTTCCGCATTGGCACCTAATGCCGTTAACGTCAGGCCGATCATGGCCGCAAGGCGAGTGAAACGCGTCGAT
Proteins encoded in this window:
- a CDS encoding sulfonate ABC transporter substrate-binding protein, translated to MNHSLPAKKSTRFTRLAAMIGLTLTALGANAEGTISIAQQFGIGYLILDVVRDQNLIEKHGKQQGLDIKVDWRTLSGATAINEALLSGALDVASAGVPPMLTVWDRTQGRQNVKAIASLGSMPNYLLSNNPAVKSIRDLSDKDRIAVPAAGVGFQSRTLQIETAKLYGAEDFKRFDKISVSLPHPDASAALIAGGSEINAHFSSPPFQYQALEHDNVHKILSSYDVLGGQATFNVLYTTQKFHDENPKTYRAFYDALKEASQIIKADKAAAADTYIRVEKSKLNPELVKRIVADPEIDFTITPERTYVYAEKLQQLGVLKNKAASWKDYFFAEIHDQPGS